From the Sphingomonas mesophila genome, one window contains:
- a CDS encoding riboflavin synthase encodes MFTGIVTSIGTVREAREEGDLRLHIACDYDLATVDLGASIACSGVCLTVVAKGDDWFAVDVSRATRDLTVAAHWQVGARLNLERALRLGDELGGHLVTGHVDGLGEVVGLCPEGGSTRLGVRIPADLGRYVAVKGSITLDGVSLTVNEVRDDGDTTDFAINLIPHTSDHTTLGALSPGDQVNIEIDVLARYLQRLEQARR; translated from the coding sequence ATGTTCACCGGCATCGTCACCAGCATCGGCACCGTCCGCGAGGCGCGCGAGGAGGGCGATCTGCGCCTCCACATCGCCTGCGATTACGACCTCGCGACGGTCGATCTCGGCGCCTCGATCGCCTGCTCGGGCGTATGCCTTACGGTCGTCGCCAAGGGTGACGACTGGTTCGCGGTCGACGTCAGTCGGGCGACCCGCGATCTGACCGTCGCCGCCCACTGGCAGGTCGGCGCGCGGCTCAACCTCGAACGCGCGCTGCGCCTCGGCGATGAGCTCGGCGGCCACCTCGTCACCGGCCATGTCGACGGCCTCGGCGAAGTCGTCGGCCTGTGTCCCGAAGGCGGTTCGACCCGCCTCGGCGTCCGCATCCCCGCCGACCTCGGCCGCTACGTCGCGGTCAAGGGCTCGATTACCCTCGACGGCGTGTCGCTCACCGTCAACGAGGTGCGCGACGACGGCGACACTACCGACTTCGCGATCAACCTCATCCCCCACACTTCCGATCACACCACGCTGGGAGCACTGTCTCCCGGCGACCAAGTCAATATCGAGATCGACGTCCTCGCCCGCTACCTCCAGCGGCTGGAACAGGCGCGACGCTAA